Proteins encoded by one window of Paroedura picta isolate Pp20150507F chromosome 11, Ppicta_v3.0, whole genome shotgun sequence:
- the CDV3 gene encoding protein CDV3 homolog isoform X1, translated as MAETEERSLDDFFAKRDKKKRKEKSGRGGGPANAAASASSALSSNAANAGGLGGSRQAEGGGGSGGTTGANPASSRAMNKEEDDWKEFEQEEIDYSGLRVQSMQISEKDDDEGEKREEPRDYSEESGGGVDRSSGPWNRSATTQNPVVEIVESPEPVPSSGVYRPPGARETRTRKAPQGPPEIYSDTQFPSLQSTAKHVDTRKDKEMEKSFEVVKHKNRGRDEVSKTQATKLQLDNQYAVLGNQ; from the exons ATGGCCGAGACTGAGGAGAGGAGCCTGGACGACTTCTTCGCCAAGCGCGACAAGAAGAAGCGGAAAGAGAAGAGCGGCCGGGGAGGAGGCCCCGCCAAcgccgccgcctcggcttccTCGGCGCTCTCGTCCAACGCCGCCAATGCCGGGGGGCTGGGCGGAAGCCGGCAGGCcgagggcggcggcggctcggGGGGCACGACCGGCGCCAACCCCGCGTCCTCGAGGGCCATGAACAAG GAAGAGGACGACTGGAAGGAGTTTGAGCAGGAAGAAATTGACTATAGTGGTCTCAGAGTTCAATCCATGCAAATAAG TgaaaaagatgatgatgaaggtGAAAAGAGAGAAGAACCAAGGGATTACAGTGAAGAATCTGGTGGTGGTGTGGACAGATCATCTGGCCCATGGAATAGGTCTGCTACTACACAAAACCCTGTTGTTGAAATAGTTG AAAGCCCAGAGCCTGTCCCATCCAGTGGAGTATATAGGCCACCTGGTGCTAGAGAAACCAGGACACGGAAAGCACCGCAAGGACCCCCAGAAATCTATAGTGATACACAATTTCCATCATTGCAGTCCACTGCCAAGCATGTAGATACCAGAAA GGATAAAGAAATGGAGAAGAGCTTTGAAGTAGTAAAACACAAAAATAGAGGTAGGGATGAGGTTTCAAAAACCCAGGCAACTAAACTTCAGCTAGACAACCAATATGCTGTGCTTGGGAATCAGTAA
- the CDV3 gene encoding protein CDV3 homolog isoform X2 has product MAETEERSLDDFFAKRDKKKRKEKSGRGGGPANAAASASSALSSNAANAGGLGGSRQAEGGGGSGGTTGANPASSRAMNKEEDDWKEFEQEEIDYSGLRVQSMQISEKDDDEGEKREEPRDYSEESGGGVDRSSGPWNRSATTQNPVVEIVESPEPVPSSGVYRPPGARETRTRKAPQGPPEIYSDTQFPSLQSTAKHVDTRKY; this is encoded by the exons ATGGCCGAGACTGAGGAGAGGAGCCTGGACGACTTCTTCGCCAAGCGCGACAAGAAGAAGCGGAAAGAGAAGAGCGGCCGGGGAGGAGGCCCCGCCAAcgccgccgcctcggcttccTCGGCGCTCTCGTCCAACGCCGCCAATGCCGGGGGGCTGGGCGGAAGCCGGCAGGCcgagggcggcggcggctcggGGGGCACGACCGGCGCCAACCCCGCGTCCTCGAGGGCCATGAACAAG GAAGAGGACGACTGGAAGGAGTTTGAGCAGGAAGAAATTGACTATAGTGGTCTCAGAGTTCAATCCATGCAAATAAG TgaaaaagatgatgatgaaggtGAAAAGAGAGAAGAACCAAGGGATTACAGTGAAGAATCTGGTGGTGGTGTGGACAGATCATCTGGCCCATGGAATAGGTCTGCTACTACACAAAACCCTGTTGTTGAAATAGTTG AAAGCCCAGAGCCTGTCCCATCCAGTGGAGTATATAGGCCACCTGGTGCTAGAGAAACCAGGACACGGAAAGCACCGCAAGGACCCCCAGAAATCTATAGTGATACACAATTTCCATCATTGCAGTCCACTGCCAAGCATGTAGATACCAGAAA ATACTGA